A region of the Cucurbita pepo subsp. pepo cultivar mu-cu-16 chromosome LG14, ASM280686v2, whole genome shotgun sequence genome:
CTCTAAGGAAAACTACAACTTCTCTCACGGCATCTGTAATGTCACAAAAATTGGACTGCTAACACGATGCTTCCCATCAGACCACACAAGTTTTCCAAACACATTCTCTTTAGTTTGATTATTTGGCACCTTTCTTAACACAACTTTGAAATCCTTCTCTTCATCGGTATTAGTGAATTTCAAAGTATTTGGATCTATAGAAACTGAAACTCCTGGCGGTGCCTCGACTTGAGCAACATAGGTGCCTGGACTTCCCACATTCTTCACTCTTCTTTTGATGTTCACTACATCAGATGTCAGATTATATATCGAGATTGAAGGATAGTTCAAGTCTATTACTTTGAATGACTTTGAACAGACAAATGAAGTATCATTGGAGAATAGTTTCATTTGTTCTTTGTCGTAGCCATGAGCACATAGGAAGTTCAAGTAGTCTTGGGTGGAGAGGTCGTAAACAAGGCCAGGATCTGCTGCTTTGTTTGGTTGGACATGGCCTGCACCATATGCCAATGGGTTTGCTCTCTCCTTTTCTGAGCTTAGTATTGGATTTAAGTCATTAGCTTCCGTTTCAGCTGCCAAACAAAAGAATGCAAATACCATAAATAACCTCTCTTACTAGtcataaattattagtttaattagtatgttaacttttaaaatgatggaagaattttgaataatgaacCTGTGGTCATGATGGCAGATCTGATAGCGGCTGGACTCCATTTTGGATAAAGGGTTTTGAGAAGGCTAACGATGCCAGCAATATGGGGACATGCCATGGAAGTGCCAGATAATACATTAAAAAGAACTCGACGTTTATCATAAGGTAAACCAGTTACTGAATTTTCCTCAGAGAAAGCCGCTAATATATTGACACCTGGTGCTGTTATATCAggctaaaaattaaaaagaaaaataaaatacttcaaattttgtgaCCGTTAGCCATTGACATATTGAActttataatatgaaattattgaaCACACATATCTTAACCAACCTTGAGTATTGAGGGCTCAACTGGGTTGGGTCCTCTCGATGAGAATGAAGCCATAATTGGTGCAGGTTTGGTTCCCAACTCAGTCTTCACGGGAGTGATGTAAGCTATTGGATGTCTGATTCAACCACAAAAACGTGACGTAtaagttagtttatatttaatagatcataaagtttaaaagagTTTGTGAATAAGATGGAGTAATTACTTATTGGACCGAATGTATTGGTCGACTAATTCACCATCAGTATAGCTTATATGTGAAGCAGGAAGTAAGTGTGCATCAGCCATAAGTCCTTCCCCACTTCCCTTGTTATTAACAAGAATCATCCCAACCGCACCTGCTTCAGCCGCCACATAACCTTTCTCTAATCTTATATCGTCCCAATTAAGGCAAACTACAATTTTCCCTTTTACCTTTTCAGGATCAAGAGACCCTTTTAGACAAAGTGCGCTACAAGAtcacaataaattttaattaatatcatgtGTTACCGtcaatttgttcttattattatgGTAAAAATATGCGgactaaattatataaaatactcTCAAATTTAAAACGTATTTCAATTATGTATcaaaaaattagagatattgtgcataatttaaaataaaatatactcacGCGTCGATATCATGGCTATTGTTGAATTTTGCATCTAAAGCACGAATTATCGGATAAAACTTCTCAGCTGGCATTGTCTTACTAGAAAGACTTATACCCTGGTAGTGACAATGAAAAACCATTAAAGACAACATAAACGTAGTATAGAGCCATAAACTCAATCGATACGAATATAGAGACACGTATATGATACAATTTTATATGCCTAATGCAATTTACTATGTTTGAAAATGGTTTGATACTTAcctaaatatttgtattaatagtgtcaagaacataaaaatatagtaCTAACTAGTGTCGGATAGTGTACCTTGAAGTGCCTCTTGTCTCCCAATGTCACGTTAGTGGTAAAAAGCCTATCCATTGTGCTAGCTCCTACCGTTATTATCCATGGTGCAACATTTTCGACACTGCCTTCAAATGGTCCTGAATTCCCAGCAGAACAAACAACAGTGATGCCGTTCTTCACTGCATGGAAGGACCCTATAGCTATTAGATTGTCAGAAAATTCTTCGGTATTTCCACCGAGTGAAATCGACAGAACGTCAACTCCATCACTAATGGCAGCTTCAATGCCAGCTAGAATATCGGCCATAAAACACGCACCACTCCTCGTTGAAGGCCAACATACTCTATAGGCAGCAACAAGGGCTTTAGGGGAACCCCCTTTTGTAGTGCCATTACCGTTCCCAAAAAAGCTTACTCCTTCAACGAAATTTCCTCCCGCTGTGGATAAGGTGTGTGTTCCATGCCCATTATGGTCCCTTGTTGTTTCATAACTTGAGTTGAGAGGTTTAGGTTCCACAACGGATATATATCCTTTGTTGAAATATCGTGCTCCAATCAGCTTCCTGCATttaaaatcttcaattttacATCTACGTCACACGTATCAATACAAGCATTTGATACAATAACTAGCTAGAACACAAACATGACAAGGACAAANtttttttttgttttttttttttttttttttttgaaatatttaaccagtctctaaacttttaccTTCCTATAATTTTATTCCTAAACCTTAAAAAGtgttaagttaaattaattcttgaaattttaattttgtgtctaataaataaataataataataataataataaactaagaaaatgaatatgatGTAATTTTGCTCTAAAAAGTTGTGTATTTACGTGTGTATTCAGCATCGTTAACAATGAATCGATATGTATCTAACCAGTGTTAGATTAATATTCACTTTAAGCAACTATTATCCCGTGTTTGTTTATTATGCTAATAAAAGTGTCTAATCTGTGCTTAATATATTAATCAAATGAAAGTGTCCGTGCTTttagcataaaataattaaatagagGCGAGATGTTAGGGACCTGTTGCAACTAAAGTTGAAGCCACCTTCACAACTTCCCTTCCATCTGGTTGGGATAGGTCCATATCCTTCATCACGGAAGCTTTTTGATTCTGGCCAAACACCTGTATTGATCCCAATTACCATAAGAAGAGGTACTCAAATTAGTACAAAAGCTGCCGAATGTACATGAACTTATGAGAGGAAAACAAGTCCGACCTGTGTCAATGTTGCCAATGATTGTAGATTCACCAAAACTTGAAAGGTTCCAAAGTGAGTTTGAAGGAACTCCACCATCATTCTCAACTCCAAGAAAGTTCCATGATCGCGTTGTATGCAGTTTCAGTCCTTTGTTTTCATGTACTGATATCACATCACGATgctctaaaaaagaaaaggacaaaaacaccatcattattaaattagaaaaactaGACTGGCCCTTTGTGTGAAAATTCGAACATTtccataaaaatatgaaagtcAATAAATTACGAACAAAGGAGTATGATTTTACTAAGAAAGGAAAtcattatcaaataaaatgataacCATAACCATAAAAACGGATGAATCATTTTACTCGCTATATCTTTCGCAACTTTCTGATCAAGAACTGCTGCAAATCCATTGATATGTCTATTGTAtgagtaaaagattgcttccTTAGCTGCTTCATTGCTGTActcgaaaacaaaaatataagagCGTAAATGAAGAGGGAGAGTTCAACAAATCTACACTACatgatttgaaacaaaaagctTCACCTTCCTAACACAGATCCAAGTAGACTGTAGTGGGTTTGTGTTGCAAGTTGGAGATCAAGAACAGAAGGATTCAACCCATGTGAATGTGATCCCAAATAAACAATATAAGACTGTACCAGCATAAACAAAACGTTTCAATGTCTAAAACCCAGTTgatataaacattaaaaagcaTTTATAAGCGATGATTGAGTAACCTTGTTGGCTGCAATGGTGGATGTTTGCAAAAgagcaaaaagaaagaatgagaGAAGTAATGGAGGAAGATTGAAGGCTTCCATTTCTATATGTTTTATTAGAATGGTATACTCTCTATTACTCGGTGGCTTTTATAATGATGAATAGTGTTTTATGTTTGGACTCAAATTTGgagtttcatttttatgtaTAGAAAGTGACGATGAAATCTTCCATTTGAAGAGAACAGagcgaaaatggaagaaattgatggtattttaaagaaattattatggcaaggaaatgaaaatgatttagtAAAATATCCACACCAAAAAAGTAGAATCCAAGAAAGAATTATAGGAAATTAACATGATATGGtcgttagttttttttttttttaaattttacgtTGGCCTGTCCTAGTTTTTTACGAAATGTTCTATGGGAAATCTGTCGACGGTGGGAAACATCCGAACAAGAGATTAGACCAATCCAATTCATTCTGGGAGGTCAAAAGGATGATCGAAACTCTTCTCGACTTTCTATGAAGTACTCAGTTTCCCATACTTTCAATTTGTCTCGTGCAAGTATGATACTCCAGCCTAAAGGATGATCGAAACACATGCAATTCATGATTCCACCTATCATTAAAACAATCATATAGGTGACCTCCAGTCcagacaaaattggatgtgtagctACACACAACTCACACGTGTAAGCGTGGGTCTCTTGGCGGTTCGCAACTCTTGAacccatcatagtcgagcTAGCTATCCATAGCGATGTTTTGAGGCATGATCATCATTATCATAGTGTACGCGTTCATACTTGTCATCATAAATggagaagtatcccgatgtatatgaacacacaaaatgcatgatgTCCCTAtagtttttatctttaaatcatctttaTGATACAACCCTATACACCGTTTAAACATTTCTCTAAGTAACATGCACGCATTGGCCTTTACACATTCATCATCACAAACATTaactagggttgtgtcttTGAAAACTCATCGTCATAATTTACCGTGGCATTTAATACATAcacatcatcttaatatgaaacatcatcatattaagtcatttcATCATTATATGTCTCACATCATCTTGTTATcgtgcatcatcatcatgtcaacatcatggcattatcatataacataaagtataaatgacacgtgcaagggtCACTGGGCATGTGACGTCATACATGAGACAAGTCTTCTGACCGAcccgatagtaagaccacttacttggttgaccttaTCCAAAGTTCTATCTAACTCAaaatctttcatctttcatattcGTTCTCACTTATATCGAGGTTTCacctattttgaatataaacttaattacctcagtaaaaatcgaatttcacatttaatttgtttctaaattgtattttgtagtaaaatttaaaaatattatttcatgctACTCGGATCATActtgatatttaatttctagttAAATCCAAGTAATTGCAATCAAATTAGGAACAAAATCATGGTAAATATAAAGGAAGATCTAACCACCCTATTATGACAATTTGTTCAATCCACGTCCCACTCCAGAGATGGGAAAATAGATTatcattgtttttaatttttttaatttttttttatagttgtTACATGGTAAGTAGTTGAAATAGAATAAGAATATGGTGTGAGCATTAGTTAGGCTAGACAATACCTAGGATGGAATGCATCTTGTAATCCAAGTGCATTAGAACTATGAGAGATGATTAGTAGGTGATGCCTTAGTGCTCCCGAGCAAGCAAGACTTGAGTAGTTAGAATTGAGAAATCTGGAGACGTGAATTCATGTTCCGGCCTCTAACCTGCACTAGGGACCTAAAAGACCACCACAACAACCTCGATAATAAATGTAGCCACCTAGGCCGATAGAAGTTGCTACAGTGTCTGTAGAACTTCTACTTCCCTTTTAACTTCGGTACGGTATCATTGAGCTAGGCGTAAGGTTTGTTAGGTTCGTGTAACTTGATAGTTCGCTTGGATGACCCTATAGGATGGATTCATCCTGTGGGTAGACATTGATCATGCGGGTAATCAATAGGGCTCACATGTATAGGGGGTCGCTCCCCCAACCTTGAGCGACTACATGACCGAACAGGTTCGCTAGCTACCTCCCATGGATGACAAGTTGGCTAGCACTCACCATGTTGTCCCCACCTAACAAAGAGAGTTCTTTAATGTAACGactctaaattttctacttaatctaAGGTCGCTACTATTTACctatcatgaacattgaatgtAGAATTACCTCATTAAACTTTCATATAACAtaactttatcttaaaacacagtcatagATTNaaaaaaaaaaaagactaaataaaataaatgaatgattaaattaaaaacattctattctagCTTACgtctaagaaaaataaatgtgactagcttatgcatgtgtcatggtttCGAGTtagatgtcgtcgtcagctgtacaagaatgtcttgcctttacctgaaattgAATAACAAgtggtttgagtatttaaagaaatactaagCAAGTGACCCCACTGTTGGTTCACATGTGCGTGTATGGATCCAAcagtcggttcgcacacctcctggGCCCCTTTCTTGAAGGGCAAGCATGCTCTAGTAGTTGTTGATGTTGGACACCTGTTTAGGAATAGTGACCGTCGTCGCAACATGaggataaacataatgatttttttcctACCTCAACGTcgcaacattatgataaatataatgtttCTCTGCCTGGTTGTTGCAGCATTATGATAtccataatgatcgttttctAGCCTCGTAAAGTACGCGTTCGTACCATCAGAAAAAAGGGTATCCccgatgcatgaacacacaatcatgcatgaggtcccaacattttgtacatatcatatcgtttttcatatcatttctcatattaTTTATC
Encoded here:
- the LOC111810469 gene encoding subtilisin-like protease SBT5.4, yielding MEAFNLPPLLLSFFLFALLQTSTIAANKSYIVYLGSHSHGLNPSVLDLQLATQTHYSLLGSVLGSNEAAKEAIFYSYNRHINGFAAVLDQKVAKDIAKHRDVISVHENKGLKLHTTRSWNFLGVENDGGVPSNSLWNLSSFGESTIIGNIDTGVWPESKSFRDEGYGPIPTRWKGSCEGGFNFSCNRKLIGARYFNKGYISVVEPKPLNSSYETTRDHNGHGTHTLSTAGGNFVEGVSFFGNGNGTTKGGSPKALVAAYRVCWPSTRSGACFMADILAGIEAAISDGVDVLSISLGGNTEEFSDNLIAIGSFHAVKNGITVVCSAGNSGPFEGSVENVAPWIITVGASTMDRLFTTNVTLGDKRHFKGISLSSKTMPAEKFYPIIRALDAKFNNSHDIDAALCLKGSLDPEKVKGKIVVCLNWDDIRLEKGYVAAEAGAVGMILVNNKGSGEGLMADAHLLPASHISYTDGELVDQYIRSNKHPIAYITPVKTELGTKPAPIMASFSSRGPNPVEPSILKPDITAPGVNILAAFSEENSVTGLPYDKRRVLFNVLSGTSMACPHIAGIVSLLKTLYPKWSPAAIRSAIMTTAETEANDLNPILSSEKERANPLAYGAGHVQPNKAADPGLVYDLSTQDYLNFLCAHGYDKEQMKLFSNDTSFVCSKSFKVIDLNYPSISIYNLTSDVVNIKRRVKNVGSPGTYVAQVEAPPGVSVSIDPNTLKFTNTDEEKDFKVVLRKVPNNQTKENVFGKLVWSDGKHRVSSPIFVTLQMP